A window of Natrinema salifodinae contains these coding sequences:
- a CDS encoding ferredoxin — translation MSDDGIQRASDVGSSDAPPVEEKPYKIIFEANKCFGAGKCAEVSDNWEMSIASGMAQPEEYFIDEEDLDHNVRAAEICPAKKDDGCIHVVDRRTDEEIAPDPHGDGTLSVDW, via the coding sequence ATGAGCGACGACGGCATTCAGCGCGCGAGCGACGTCGGCTCGTCGGACGCGCCGCCGGTTGAGGAAAAGCCCTACAAGATCATCTTCGAGGCGAACAAGTGCTTCGGCGCGGGCAAGTGCGCCGAGGTCAGCGACAACTGGGAGATGTCGATCGCCTCGGGGATGGCCCAGCCCGAGGAGTACTTCATCGACGAGGAGGACCTAGACCACAACGTCCGCGCCGCGGAGATCTGTCCGGCGAAGAAGGACGACGGCTGTATCCACGTCGTCGACCGCCGGACTGACGAGGAGATCGCGCCGGATCCCCACGGCGACGGGACGCTGAGCGTCGACTGGTAG
- a CDS encoding PAS domain-containing protein has translation MGASSPTDVDLQRRVRRQEVVTELSQQALATADLEQLFSDATAAIAETIGADYCGVFELLPEGDEGVLEQGVGWGSDRVGSASVRMNRDSQPGYSLYAAEPIVVDDLTADERVAGSALLREHDVSSAVGVRIYPNDVDADGDGPWGVVGAYATDRRAFTDADADFVERVAGVLESAVENRRSKRELEAVYDRISDGFYAIGEEWQFSYLNDHAHELINPDGRELVGENVWEAFPEALDRDFKPKYECAMYEQEPVSFEEYYPEPLAAWFEVRAYPSETGLSVYFRDITERKEREHELERQTRRFEAIFEDPNILVGLLERDGTVLDINGTAMEYIDADLDAVIGEPFWETPWWGEGADADGERAAADDRDRREIAGNKSDVREWTERAATGEYVEFEADLTRPDGNRYTLNGVFRPVTNDDGDVVSIIVSDRDVTARKERERQLEESEQRYRTLVEHFPNGAVALVDEDLCYRTVGGNPMDVADVTAAQAEGKPVREALPSVLADALVPRYEDALDGEAGSFEIELDGGIFRFQVVPVRDEDGDVFAALGMSQNITEQKERERDLQQYERILETIDDGVYVLDGDSRFRTVNEAFTNVLGRDRDEIVGEHASTVFTAEKVDRAERLQREMVEGGADIAELEEHVKAADGEVPVVTRFSLFETDGELGRVGVVRDVTARKDRERQLEESEQRYRALAEYFPNGLVTLFDRDLRYELAAGQGFDRIPVEPEDLEGKLVSEVWPDETVAELGPAFEAALNGEERSIELEYADREWVIHAVPITDERGAVFAGMTMAQDITEQKERERYLEDAKSRLEAATEAGAVGTWEWDIQTDEMVVGPSFARTFGIDPGAAREGVSLDRFIAAIHQDDRARVEAEIEDAIETCGEYESEYRVWNADGELRWVVARGRVECDGDGTAVRFPGALTDITERKRAELRLQRTNEQLETLFEVLPVGVVVADADGRLIQANDTAREIWGGDVFDAESIAEYERYPVRWADSGEPVPPEEMTLARVLDGEEVQDPDILEFETYDGDRRIVRLEGMPVRNERGEVTRGVVTMTDITERREFQRRLAESERRYRTLIEHFPNGAVALFDEDLQYQIVGGSAFDEIEDTAGDIVGKTLWERYHPELSERMEPKLRAALEGETNAFELAFHDRDWMAYTVPVIDDDGEIFGGMVMVQNITERKERERELRERERRLEQYKEYTDAILDAIDDVFYVIGEDGTLQRWNQSLAEVTEYTNAELAGMSPTDFFEGDDVAATTEVVREGFESGSANVEVELATKDGDTIPFEFAASTLEDPWGNTVLAGIGRDITERLERQRALEESERRYRTLTQHFPNGAVGVYDHTLAFTLAEGAELGESLPPADRIEGSRLSELFPEGVVTDLEPLCRTAIEDGEIGNVEITFDGRTWRVWATPLRDADGDIFAGLSFAQDVTERREYQRKLEQSNERLEQFAYAASHDLQEPLRMVSSYLQLIDRRYGDDLDADGEEFLEFAVDGAERMREMIDGLLEYSRVETRGDPFEPVDLNDVLEEVLEDLQLRIEENDAEITTEELPRVEGDASQLRQVFQNLLSNAITYSGAESPRVRVGAERRGNRWVLSVADEGIGIDPEDQDRVFTIFDRLHNREEYEGTGIGLALCERIVERHGGDIWVESEPGEGSTFSFALPADRSREQ, from the coding sequence ATGGGAGCGTCTTCGCCCACCGACGTGGACCTCCAACGGCGAGTTCGGCGCCAGGAGGTCGTTACCGAACTGAGCCAGCAGGCGCTGGCCACGGCCGATCTCGAGCAGTTATTCTCCGACGCGACGGCGGCCATCGCCGAGACGATCGGTGCCGATTACTGTGGCGTTTTCGAGTTACTACCCGAAGGGGACGAAGGAGTCCTCGAACAAGGTGTCGGTTGGGGCAGCGATCGCGTCGGGTCGGCGTCAGTTCGGATGAACCGTGACTCGCAGCCGGGATATTCCCTTTACGCTGCAGAACCGATCGTCGTCGACGACCTGACGGCCGACGAGCGGGTCGCCGGTTCCGCCCTTCTCAGAGAGCACGACGTCAGCAGCGCCGTCGGTGTCCGTATTTACCCGAACGACGTGGACGCCGACGGCGACGGGCCGTGGGGCGTCGTCGGCGCGTACGCAACCGATCGACGGGCGTTCACCGACGCCGACGCGGACTTCGTCGAGCGGGTCGCAGGCGTCCTCGAGTCGGCCGTCGAGAACCGGCGCTCGAAACGCGAACTCGAAGCGGTGTACGACCGCATCTCGGACGGCTTCTACGCCATCGGCGAGGAGTGGCAGTTCAGCTATCTCAACGACCACGCCCACGAACTCATCAACCCGGACGGGCGGGAGTTGGTCGGCGAGAACGTTTGGGAGGCCTTCCCCGAAGCGCTCGATCGGGACTTCAAACCGAAGTACGAGTGCGCGATGTACGAACAGGAGCCCGTCTCGTTCGAGGAGTACTACCCCGAGCCGTTAGCCGCCTGGTTCGAGGTGCGGGCGTATCCCTCGGAGACGGGGCTGTCGGTCTACTTCCGCGATATCACCGAGCGGAAGGAGCGCGAGCACGAACTCGAGCGCCAGACCCGCCGGTTCGAAGCGATCTTCGAGGATCCGAACATCCTCGTCGGCCTGTTGGAGCGGGACGGCACGGTGCTCGATATCAACGGCACGGCGATGGAGTACATCGACGCCGATCTCGACGCGGTAATTGGCGAGCCGTTCTGGGAGACGCCCTGGTGGGGGGAGGGAGCGGACGCCGACGGAGAGCGCGCCGCGGCGGACGACCGCGATCGCCGCGAAATCGCCGGTAACAAGTCCGACGTGAGGGAGTGGACCGAGCGCGCGGCGACCGGCGAGTACGTCGAGTTCGAGGCCGACCTCACCAGGCCGGACGGGAACCGGTACACGTTAAACGGCGTCTTCCGGCCGGTCACGAACGACGACGGCGACGTCGTCTCGATCATCGTCTCCGATCGCGACGTCACCGCACGCAAGGAACGCGAACGGCAACTCGAGGAGTCGGAGCAGCGCTATCGGACGCTGGTCGAACACTTCCCGAACGGGGCCGTCGCTCTCGTCGACGAGGACCTGTGTTATCGGACCGTCGGCGGCAATCCGATGGACGTGGCCGACGTCACGGCCGCGCAAGCGGAAGGGAAGCCGGTCCGAGAGGCGTTGCCGTCGGTCCTCGCCGACGCGCTCGTTCCGCGCTACGAGGACGCACTCGACGGGGAGGCCGGCTCGTTCGAGATCGAACTCGACGGCGGGATCTTCCGGTTCCAGGTCGTGCCGGTCCGCGACGAGGACGGTGACGTCTTCGCCGCGCTGGGTATGTCCCAGAACATCACCGAGCAGAAAGAGCGCGAGCGCGACCTTCAGCAGTACGAGCGCATTCTGGAGACGATCGACGACGGCGTCTACGTCCTCGACGGGGACAGTCGCTTCCGTACGGTCAACGAGGCGTTCACCAACGTGCTGGGTCGCGACCGGGACGAGATCGTAGGCGAACACGCGTCGACCGTCTTCACCGCGGAGAAGGTCGACCGCGCGGAGCGGCTTCAGCGCGAGATGGTCGAGGGGGGAGCCGACATCGCGGAGTTAGAAGAGCACGTCAAGGCCGCCGACGGAGAGGTTCCGGTCGTGACGCGGTTCTCCCTCTTCGAGACCGACGGCGAACTCGGCCGCGTCGGCGTCGTCCGCGACGTCACCGCGCGCAAGGACCGCGAACGGCAACTCGAGGAGAGCGAACAGCGGTACCGGGCGCTCGCGGAGTACTTCCCGAACGGACTCGTGACGCTATTCGACCGCGATCTCCGGTACGAGCTGGCGGCGGGCCAGGGATTCGATCGAATCCCCGTCGAACCCGAGGATCTCGAAGGAAAGCTGGTCAGCGAGGTCTGGCCCGACGAGACCGTCGCCGAACTCGGGCCGGCGTTCGAGGCCGCCCTGAACGGAGAAGAACGCTCGATCGAACTCGAGTACGCCGACCGCGAATGGGTCATCCATGCCGTTCCGATCACCGACGAGCGCGGCGCAGTGTTCGCCGGGATGACGATGGCACAGGACATCACCGAGCAGAAAGAGCGCGAGCGCTATCTGGAAGACGCCAAGTCCCGGCTCGAAGCGGCGACCGAGGCCGGTGCGGTCGGGACCTGGGAGTGGGACATCCAGACCGACGAGATGGTCGTCGGCCCGTCGTTCGCCAGGACGTTCGGGATCGACCCGGGCGCGGCCCGCGAGGGCGTCTCGCTCGATCGGTTCATCGCGGCCATCCACCAGGACGACCGCGCTCGTGTCGAAGCGGAGATCGAGGACGCCATCGAAACCTGCGGCGAGTACGAGTCGGAGTACCGCGTCTGGAACGCCGACGGCGAACTCCGATGGGTCGTGGCCCGCGGTCGGGTCGAGTGCGACGGCGACGGCACGGCGGTCCGATTCCCTGGCGCGCTCACAGACATCACAGAGCGAAAACGCGCCGAATTACGGCTTCAGCGGACCAACGAGCAACTGGAGACGCTGTTCGAGGTCCTCCCCGTCGGCGTCGTCGTCGCCGACGCCGACGGCCGACTCATTCAGGCCAACGACACCGCCAGGGAGATCTGGGGCGGGGACGTATTCGACGCCGAGTCCATCGCGGAGTACGAGCGGTACCCGGTTCGATGGGCCGACTCCGGCGAGCCCGTCCCGCCCGAGGAGATGACGCTCGCCAGAGTCCTCGACGGCGAGGAAGTGCAGGACCCGGACATCCTCGAATTCGAGACCTACGACGGCGACCGGCGGATCGTTCGATTGGAGGGGATGCCCGTCCGCAACGAACGCGGCGAAGTGACCCGCGGCGTCGTCACGATGACCGATATCACCGAACGGCGTGAGTTCCAGCGGCGGCTCGCGGAGAGCGAGCGACGCTACCGGACGCTCATCGAACACTTCCCCAACGGCGCGGTCGCCCTGTTCGACGAGGACCTGCAGTACCAGATCGTCGGCGGGTCGGCCTTCGACGAGATCGAGGACACTGCCGGGGACATCGTCGGAAAGACCCTCTGGGAGCGGTATCACCCGGAGCTATCTGAGCGCATGGAACCGAAGCTCAGGGCCGCGCTCGAGGGCGAGACGAACGCGTTCGAACTCGCGTTCCACGACCGGGACTGGATGGCGTATACGGTTCCCGTCATCGACGACGACGGCGAGATCTTCGGCGGGATGGTCATGGTCCAGAACATCACCGAGCGAAAGGAACGCGAGCGCGAACTGCGCGAGCGGGAACGCCGCCTCGAGCAGTACAAGGAGTACACCGACGCCATCCTCGACGCCATCGACGACGTGTTCTACGTCATCGGCGAGGACGGCACGCTCCAGCGGTGGAACCAGAGCTTAGCCGAGGTCACGGAGTATACGAACGCGGAACTCGCCGGGATGAGTCCGACGGACTTCTTCGAGGGCGACGACGTGGCGGCCACCACCGAAGTGGTCCGCGAGGGGTTCGAGTCGGGCTCGGCCAACGTCGAAGTGGAGCTGGCGACGAAGGACGGCGACACCATCCCGTTCGAATTCGCCGCGTCCACGCTCGAGGATCCGTGGGGGAACACGGTCCTGGCCGGGATCGGACGCGACATCACCGAGCGGCTCGAACGTCAGCGCGCGCTCGAGGAGTCCGAACGTCGCTACCGGACGCTGACCCAACACTTCCCGAACGGTGCCGTCGGCGTCTACGACCACACGCTCGCCTTTACGCTCGCCGAGGGCGCTGAACTCGGCGAGTCGCTCCCGCCGGCGGATCGGATCGAGGGGAGCCGACTGTCGGAGCTCTTCCCCGAGGGGGTGGTCACAGACCTCGAACCGCTGTGCAGAACAGCCATCGAGGACGGCGAGATCGGGAACGTCGAAATAACGTTCGACGGCCGAACCTGGCGCGTGTGGGCGACGCCGCTGCGCGACGCCGACGGCGACATCTTCGCCGGGCTGAGCTTCGCCCAGGACGTCACGGAGCGCCGGGAGTACCAGCGCAAGCTCGAGCAGTCAAACGAACGCTTAGAACAGTTCGCGTACGCCGCCTCCCACGACCTGCAAGAACCCCTGCGGATGGTCTCGAGCTACCTCCAGCTGATCGACCGTCGGTACGGCGACGACCTCGATGCCGACGGCGAGGAGTTCCTCGAGTTCGCCGTCGACGGCGCCGAGCGGATGCGCGAGATGATCGACGGCCTACTGGAGTACTCTCGGGTGGAGACTCGCGGCGACCCGTTCGAACCGGTCGACCTGAACGACGTACTCGAGGAGGTCCTCGAGGACCTGCAGCTCCGGATCGAGGAGAACGACGCCGAAATCACGACCGAAGAGCTGCCCCGCGTCGAGGGCGACGCCAGCCAACTCCGCCAGGTGTTCCAGAACCTGCTGTCGAACGCGATCACCTACAGCGGCGCCGAATCGCCTCGCGTCCGCGTCGGCGCCGAACGCCGGGGCAACAGGTGGGTGCTCTCCGTCGCGGACGAGGGGATCGGGATCGATCCCGAGGACCAGGACCGCGTGTTCACGATCTTCGATCGCCTCCACAATCGCGAGGAATACGAGGGCACTGGCATCGGCCTGGCGCTCTGTGAACGCATCGTCGAGCGCCACGGTGGCGACATCTGGGTCGAGTCCGAACCGGGCGAAGGGTCGACGTTCTCGTTCGCGCTGCCTGCGGACCGCAGTCGCGAGCAGTGA
- a CDS encoding peptidylprolyl isomerase has product MGDVTATLHTTEGDIEVELYDERAPRTVENFVGLATGERTWTDPESGEEVEGEPLYDDVAFHRIIEGFMIQGGDPTETGRGGPGYQFDDEFHDELGHDDEGILSMANSGPNTNGSQFFITLDAQPHLDGRHSVFGEVTDGMDVVREIGNVETDANDQPTERVALESVTVHE; this is encoded by the coding sequence ATGGGAGACGTTACTGCCACCCTACACACCACCGAAGGGGACATCGAGGTCGAACTCTACGACGAACGCGCGCCGCGGACCGTCGAGAACTTCGTCGGCCTGGCGACCGGCGAGCGGACCTGGACCGACCCCGAGTCGGGCGAGGAGGTCGAGGGCGAGCCGCTGTACGACGACGTCGCCTTCCACCGCATCATCGAGGGCTTCATGATCCAGGGCGGCGACCCGACCGAGACCGGCCGCGGCGGCCCCGGCTACCAGTTCGACGACGAGTTCCACGACGAACTGGGCCACGACGACGAGGGGATCCTGAGCATGGCGAACTCCGGCCCGAACACGAACGGCTCGCAGTTCTTCATCACGCTGGACGCCCAGCCCCACCTCGACGGGCGCCACTCCGTCTTCGGCGAGGTCACTGACGGCATGGACGTCGTCCGCGAGATCGGTAACGTCGAGACGGACGCCAACGACCAGCCGACCGAGCGCGTCGCGCTCGAGTCCGTGACCGTCCACGAATAA
- a CDS encoding helix-turn-helix domain-containing protein, whose protein sequence is MSIIAEFSVKSDDFALNHALTEAPHMVVEIEQVVATMEDRVMPYFWVTGGDHAEFEAAFEDDDSVTNIVSIDEVDEARLYRAEWTKNVETIVYAYVELGATILQAIGRDKNWELRIRFDDRDGLSKFRAYCEENGISFVLNRMRDQEQPMASAQYDLTTKQRETLVTALEEGYYEVPQSVTMSELADRMNISQQALSKRFHAAHENLITSTLTFTHPDDE, encoded by the coding sequence ATGAGCATTATCGCGGAATTTTCGGTCAAATCCGACGACTTTGCATTGAATCACGCGCTCACCGAAGCGCCGCACATGGTCGTCGAGATCGAGCAGGTCGTGGCGACGATGGAAGACAGGGTGATGCCGTACTTCTGGGTGACCGGCGGCGATCACGCGGAGTTCGAAGCGGCGTTCGAGGACGACGACTCCGTGACGAACATCGTCTCGATCGACGAAGTGGACGAGGCCAGATTGTACCGCGCCGAGTGGACGAAAAACGTCGAGACGATCGTCTACGCGTACGTCGAACTCGGGGCGACGATCCTGCAGGCGATCGGTCGGGACAAAAACTGGGAACTACGAATTCGGTTCGACGATCGGGACGGCCTCTCGAAATTCAGAGCGTATTGCGAGGAGAACGGGATTTCGTTCGTACTCAACCGAATGCGGGATCAGGAACAGCCGATGGCGAGCGCCCAGTACGATCTCACGACGAAGCAACGCGAGACGCTGGTTACTGCGCTCGAAGAAGGCTACTACGAGGTGCCTCAGTCGGTAACGATGAGCGAACTGGCCGACCGAATGAATATCTCCCAACAGGCGCTCTCGAAGCGATTCCACGCCGCCCACGAGAACCTCATCACGAGTACGCTGACGTTCACCCACCCGGACGACGAGTGA
- a CDS encoding oxidoreductase, whose translation MVWTADDIPDLEGRTIAITGANSGIGLEATRELARNGATVIMACRATDRGDDAAQEIRDDVPDADLRVEHCDLADLDSVRAFADRLGDEKLDVLINNAGVMAVPRSETEDGFETQFGVNHLGHFALTGLVLDNLHLNDERESRIVTVSSGVHERGEIDFDDLQSEASYDPWNAYGQAKLANVLFAYELERRLLTAGANAKSIAVHPGYANTQLQFRGPEQRGSRLRKAATWLMNTALAQSAAEGALPTLYAATAPDAEGGAYYGPGGVMNMRGAPERQASSDRSYDIETARRLWDVSSELTGVAYDLPEPKAEATA comes from the coding sequence ATGGTCTGGACAGCCGACGACATCCCCGATCTGGAGGGCCGGACGATCGCGATCACGGGCGCGAACAGCGGCATCGGGCTCGAAGCGACTCGCGAACTCGCGCGCAACGGCGCGACGGTGATCATGGCCTGCCGGGCCACCGATCGCGGCGATGACGCGGCCCAGGAGATCCGCGACGACGTCCCCGACGCCGACCTCCGCGTCGAGCACTGCGACCTGGCCGACCTCGACTCGGTCCGCGCGTTCGCCGACCGGCTCGGGGACGAGAAACTCGACGTGTTGATCAACAACGCCGGCGTCATGGCCGTCCCCCGCTCGGAGACCGAGGACGGGTTCGAGACCCAGTTCGGCGTCAACCACCTCGGGCACTTCGCGCTGACCGGCCTGGTGCTCGACAATCTCCACCTCAACGACGAGCGCGAGTCGCGGATCGTCACCGTCTCGAGCGGCGTCCACGAGCGCGGCGAGATCGATTTCGACGACCTCCAGAGCGAGGCGTCGTACGACCCGTGGAACGCCTACGGTCAGGCGAAGCTGGCGAACGTGCTGTTCGCGTACGAACTCGAGCGGCGGCTGCTCACGGCGGGCGCGAACGCGAAGAGCATCGCCGTGCATCCGGGCTACGCGAACACGCAGTTGCAGTTCCGCGGCCCCGAGCAACGCGGGAGCCGCCTCCGGAAGGCGGCGACGTGGCTCATGAATACGGCGCTGGCCCAATCCGCGGCGGAGGGCGCGCTGCCGACGCTGTACGCCGCGACCGCACCGGACGCCGAGGGCGGCGCCTACTACGGCCCCGGCGGAGTCATGAACATGCGCGGCGCGCCCGAGCGGCAGGCCTCCTCGGATCGGTCCTACGATATCGAGACGGCCAGGCGGCTGTGGGACGTCTCGAGCGAACTGACGGGGGTCGCGTACGACCTGCCCGAGCCGAAGGCCGAAGCGACGGCGTAG